One segment of Fructilactobacillus hinvesii DNA contains the following:
- the thrS gene encoding threonine--tRNA ligase, whose translation MAQITFEFPDGRNQDFDSGITIAEVAKSISVSLAKKAIAGKIDGQLVDVQAPITAGGKLEIVTADSEDGLTVLRQSAAALLAAVVKQEFKGVRLGRLAADDDGFYVDTEKDERQISADELDRLADKMQRVIKDNASVKRVELSKADALNEVAGDRYQTELINALDAEQVPFYEIGGQLVFAQAVAAPSLKDLKHFKLLSVAGAYWEGKSSNPMLQRLYGTAFYKEADLEADLKKRQEARERDHRVIGNNLDLFFVDPKVGAGLPYWMPNGATIRRTIERYIIDKELANGYQHVYTPVLANLDLYKQSGHWDHYREDMFPPMKMDDDEMLELRPMNCPSHIQIYNHHIRSYRELPLRIAELGMMHRYEKSGALSGLQRVREMTLNDGHTFVAPDQIQEEFKKILNLMMEVYHDFDIDNYTFRLSYRDPKNTEKYFDDDEMWNKAQTMLKGAMDELGLDYVEAEGEAAFYGPKLDVQTKTALGNEETLSTIQLDFMLPERFDLHYVGEDGQEHRPVMIHRGLVSTMERFTAYLIEMYKGAFPTWLAPKQVQIIPVSDEKHGQYARQINEKLQGMNVRSAVDERSEKMGYLIRDAQTHKIPYTIVVGDDEVNNQTISVRKYGEDDSRELSMDDFTVEIMNDISSYSRNDNSSKVDK comes from the coding sequence ATGGCACAAATTACGTTTGAATTTCCAGACGGACGCAATCAAGATTTTGACAGTGGCATCACGATTGCGGAGGTTGCAAAATCAATTTCAGTCAGTTTAGCCAAAAAAGCCATTGCAGGGAAAATCGATGGACAACTAGTTGATGTCCAAGCTCCGATTACGGCCGGTGGTAAATTAGAAATCGTCACGGCTGATTCAGAGGATGGATTAACCGTTTTACGTCAAAGTGCAGCTGCATTATTGGCCGCGGTTGTTAAGCAAGAATTCAAGGGAGTTCGGTTAGGTCGATTAGCTGCTGATGACGATGGTTTTTACGTTGACACGGAAAAAGACGAACGGCAAATCAGTGCTGATGAATTAGACCGTTTAGCTGATAAGATGCAACGGGTCATCAAGGATAACGCTTCTGTTAAACGAGTAGAGCTCAGTAAAGCAGATGCTCTAAACGAAGTAGCTGGTGATCGGTACCAGACCGAACTAATTAATGCTCTAGACGCCGAACAAGTTCCCTTCTATGAAATTGGGGGCCAGTTGGTCTTTGCTCAAGCAGTTGCTGCTCCTAGTTTAAAAGACTTAAAGCACTTTAAGTTGTTATCTGTAGCTGGTGCATACTGGGAAGGTAAATCCTCAAACCCAATGTTACAGCGGTTATATGGAACGGCCTTTTATAAAGAAGCTGACCTAGAAGCCGACTTAAAGAAACGGCAAGAAGCGCGAGAACGTGATCACCGGGTGATCGGAAATAATCTTGACCTATTCTTTGTGGACCCTAAAGTTGGAGCGGGATTACCTTACTGGATGCCAAATGGGGCTACGATTCGGCGGACAATTGAGCGTTACATTATTGACAAGGAATTAGCCAACGGGTACCAACACGTTTACACTCCTGTCTTAGCTAACTTAGACCTTTACAAACAATCCGGTCACTGGGATCACTACCGAGAAGACATGTTCCCACCAATGAAAATGGATGATGACGAAATGTTGGAACTACGGCCGATGAACTGTCCTTCTCACATTCAAATTTATAACCACCACATTCGTTCTTACCGGGAATTGCCATTACGGATTGCTGAGTTAGGAATGATGCATCGATACGAAAAATCTGGTGCTTTAAGTGGATTACAACGGGTTCGAGAAATGACCTTGAACGATGGTCACACGTTCGTTGCGCCAGACCAAATTCAAGAAGAATTCAAGAAAATCTTGAATTTAATGATGGAAGTTTACCACGACTTTGACATCGATAACTACACGTTCCGGCTTAGTTATCGTGATCCTAAGAATACGGAAAAGTATTTTGATGATGATGAAATGTGGAATAAGGCTCAAACGATGTTGAAGGGTGCTATGGACGAATTGGGATTAGATTACGTTGAAGCCGAAGGGGAAGCTGCCTTTTATGGTCCTAAGCTAGACGTGCAAACGAAGACGGCCCTTGGAAACGAAGAAACGCTATCAACGATTCAATTGGACTTCATGTTGCCAGAACGGTTTGATCTTCACTATGTCGGTGAAGACGGACAGGAACATCGTCCGGTTATGATTCACCGGGGCTTGGTTTCAACGATGGAACGGTTCACGGCTTACTTAATTGAAATGTACAAAGGTGCTTTCCCAACTTGGTTAGCACCAAAACAAGTTCAAATCATTCCAGTTAGTGACGAAAAGCACGGTCAATACGCCCGGCAAATTAACGAAAAATTGCAAGGGATGAACGTTCGCTCCGCAGTTGACGAACGTTCTGAAAAAATGGGTTACTTGATTCGGGATGCCCAAACGCACAAGATTCCATACACGATTGTGGTTGGAGACGATGAAGTTAATAACCAGACCATTTCCGTTCGTAAGTACGGGGAAGATGACAGTCGAGAGTTATCAATGGATGACTTTACGGTTGAAATCATGAATGACATTTCGAGTTATTCTCGTAATGATAACAGTTCAAAGGTTGACAAGTAA
- the yqeH gene encoding ribosome biogenesis GTPase YqeH: MDENQVRENHDQEPLVCIGCGAQIQTTDPELAGYTPKGALAKGMETGELYCQRCFRLRHYNEIQPVSVSDDEFLNLLSQIGTTNSLVVYVIDIFDVNGSLIPGLQRFVGDNPVLVVGNKVDLLPSSFKPKKMKDWLRQMVNRAGIRPIAVELVSARTNQSVDDLLTVINENAQNRDVYVVGVTNVGKSTLINQIIHQSSGEEQVITTSKFPGTTLDLIKIPLDNGHDLIDTPGIIHASQMAHYLNSHDLKYVSPQKRIKPRSYQLNSEQTLFLGALGRFDYLAGPKAGFTVYVDNNLMIHRTKLENADDFFQKHAGELLTPPEGPENVSPLQRHEFKVTDTSDLVIEGLGWITVPKGSVVAGWAPKGVSVLIRKSMF, from the coding sequence ATGGATGAAAATCAAGTAAGAGAGAATCATGATCAAGAACCGTTAGTATGCATTGGGTGTGGAGCACAAATTCAGACAACTGATCCTGAGCTTGCTGGTTATACCCCCAAGGGAGCATTAGCCAAAGGAATGGAAACAGGAGAATTATACTGTCAGCGTTGCTTTCGGCTCCGGCACTATAACGAAATCCAACCTGTAAGTGTTTCTGACGATGAATTTTTAAATCTCCTGAGTCAAATTGGGACGACCAATTCGTTGGTTGTTTATGTGATTGATATTTTCGATGTTAACGGAAGTTTAATTCCTGGATTGCAACGATTTGTTGGAGACAATCCCGTCCTGGTGGTGGGCAATAAGGTTGACCTGCTTCCTTCCTCGTTTAAACCCAAAAAGATGAAAGATTGGTTACGCCAAATGGTTAACCGGGCCGGCATTCGTCCCATTGCCGTAGAACTAGTTTCAGCACGAACCAACCAATCGGTTGACGATTTGTTGACGGTTATTAATGAGAATGCCCAAAATCGAGACGTTTACGTGGTGGGGGTTACGAACGTAGGAAAATCAACTTTGATTAACCAGATCATCCACCAAAGTTCTGGAGAAGAACAGGTAATTACCACCTCCAAATTTCCTGGAACCACGCTCGACCTGATTAAAATCCCGCTTGATAATGGTCACGATTTAATTGATACCCCGGGAATCATTCATGCCAGTCAAATGGCCCACTACTTAAATAGTCATGATTTAAAGTACGTTTCACCGCAAAAGCGGATCAAACCCCGTTCATATCAATTAAATTCGGAACAGACCCTCTTTTTAGGGGCGTTAGGTCGGTTTGATTATTTAGCAGGTCCGAAAGCGGGATTCACGGTCTATGTGGATAATAATTTAATGATTCACCGGACTAAACTAGAAAATGCAGATGACTTCTTTCAAAAACACGCTGGAGAGCTGTTAACTCCTCCTGAGGGACCAGAAAATGTGAGTCCACTACAACGGCACGAGTTTAAAGTTACTGATACTTCGGATCTCGTGATTGAAGGCCTCGGCTGGATTACCGTTCCGAAGGGCAGCGTGGTTGCCGGTTGGGCTCCCAAAGGAGTATCCGTATTAATCAGAAAATCAATGTTTTAA
- the yhbY gene encoding ribosome assembly RNA-binding protein YhbY, with amino-acid sequence MQLTGKQKRFLRANANQLRPIFSVGKNGLNAVWLKEVAQAVDKRELVKVSIQQSADVDAKDVKQFIEANSDIQVVQTIGKTVLLFHESSHPNCRDISHGVYEL; translated from the coding sequence ATGCAACTAACGGGAAAACAAAAACGCTTTTTGCGGGCGAATGCTAACCAACTTCGCCCAATCTTTTCGGTTGGGAAAAATGGCTTAAACGCAGTCTGGTTAAAGGAAGTAGCTCAAGCCGTTGATAAGCGGGAACTGGTGAAGGTTAGCATTCAGCAAAGTGCTGACGTAGATGCGAAAGACGTTAAACAATTTATTGAAGCTAACAGTGACATTCAGGTGGTACAAACCATTGGGAAAACGGTGCTACTTTTCCATGAGTCGAGTCATCCTAACTGCCGTGACATTTCGCACGGAGTTTATGAATTATAG
- the infC gene encoding translation initiation factor IF-3 — MVNDGIRAREMMVIDDQGNKLGLKSKAEAMQIAEDANLDLVLVAPNAKPAVAKILDYGKYRFNRQKKEREARKKQKTVSVKEIRLSPTIDTNDFNTKLKNAQKFLTKGEKVRVSIRFKGRAITHKEIGRDVLNRMADALSDIATVTQRAKMDGRSMFLMLAPSNKTKK; from the coding sequence ATGGTCAACGATGGAATTAGAGCTCGTGAAATGATGGTTATTGATGATCAAGGAAACAAACTTGGTTTGAAATCAAAGGCCGAAGCAATGCAAATTGCAGAAGATGCTAACTTAGACTTGGTCTTAGTAGCACCAAACGCTAAACCAGCAGTTGCTAAAATTCTTGATTACGGGAAATATCGTTTCAATCGGCAAAAGAAGGAACGAGAAGCTCGTAAGAAACAAAAGACGGTTAGTGTGAAAGAAATTCGGTTAAGTCCAACGATTGATACGAATGACTTTAACACGAAGCTTAAGAATGCCCAGAAGTTTCTTACTAAGGGAGAAAAAGTTCGGGTTTCCATTCGTTTTAAAGGTCGGGCCATTACTCATAAAGAAATTGGTCGAGACGTTTTGAACCGAATGGCGGACGCCCTTTCTGACATTGCAACCGTTACGCAACGAGCTAAAATGGATGGCCGGAGTATGTTCTTAATGCTTGCACCAAGTAATAAAACGAAAAAGTAG
- the rsfS gene encoding ribosome silencing factor, whose protein sequence is MDNQAILETVVKAADERRAHDIVVLNIEKLSVMGRYFVIMDADSDRQVKAIANNVIDKLEEQHMPVGHVEGKDQANWILIEAGEVIIHVFKKETREFYNLEKLWADARVKDISAWINED, encoded by the coding sequence ATGGATAATCAAGCAATTTTAGAAACGGTAGTAAAAGCTGCCGACGAACGACGTGCGCATGACATTGTCGTGTTAAACATTGAGAAACTGAGTGTAATGGGTCGGTATTTTGTGATCATGGATGCTGATTCTGATCGACAGGTCAAAGCAATTGCAAATAACGTTATTGATAAATTAGAAGAACAACACATGCCAGTTGGACATGTGGAAGGAAAAGATCAGGCGAACTGGATTTTAATTGAAGCTGGAGAAGTGATTATTCACGTCTTTAAAAAAGAAACGCGGGAATTCTACAACCTAGAAAAACTATGGGCAGATGCCCGAGTAAAAGACATTTCAGCTTGGATTAACGAGGATTAG
- a CDS encoding nicotinate-nucleotide adenylyltransferase, with translation MSKLKVGLLGGTFNPVHQGHLLIAEQALSQLHLDRVDFLPDFVPPHVDHKDAIAAHHRVAMLQLAIQSNPFFQIELTEIKRQGKSYSYDTMCELRAQHPDVEYYFIIGGDMVAYLDKWYRIDDLVQMVKFVGVNRPGTNSSSTYPVVGISVPEFAVSSSLIRHDLQRGNDVRYLLPDSVLDYIKEHHLYGTR, from the coding sequence ATGAGTAAGTTAAAAGTAGGATTACTAGGGGGCACCTTTAATCCCGTTCACCAGGGTCACTTATTGATTGCAGAGCAGGCGCTTTCGCAGTTACACCTGGATCGGGTTGATTTTTTACCGGACTTTGTTCCGCCACACGTTGACCATAAGGATGCCATTGCTGCTCACCATCGGGTAGCCATGTTACAATTAGCGATTCAAAGTAACCCGTTTTTTCAAATTGAACTGACGGAAATTAAACGACAGGGCAAAAGCTATAGTTACGATACGATGTGTGAACTACGAGCCCAGCATCCAGACGTTGAGTACTATTTCATCATCGGAGGTGACATGGTGGCCTACCTTGATAAGTGGTATCGAATTGACGATCTGGTGCAAATGGTAAAGTTTGTTGGGGTTAATCGGCCGGGAACCAATTCCAGTTCAACGTATCCGGTGGTAGGGATTTCGGTTCCTGAGTTTGCGGTATCTTCTTCTTTGATTCGCCATGATTTGCAACGGGGAAATGACGTTCGGTATTTATTACCTGATTCAGTTTTAGATTACATTAAGGAGCATCATCTTTATGGAACACGTTAA
- a CDS encoding DnaD domain protein, whose translation MTNHKNAIDPQTKFQVLRDHELTSLERLSLDQLYLPMVGNDAYALINLLWHQTAQVQGHFLLMSTLQIDAEQLYQARLKLEGVGLLRVFAAQGEFRYLLEAPLTPALFFQNEVLSQFLLEMVGENRFVTLADQLLPKQFDVRNLDDQTHSFWQVFASPAQPDSLVKKTEQRAQAVPTSSQERAEVNVDLQLMLSILQSSFVNLQDVKKNQPLFATTKQLYGVEETEMARMVEQATNLTTNRFDKQKFQLLMARKYRAQPTVTTDEEKTPVATQATTKMTSQEQELLQVATNTAPVPFLSAIKQEKGGFATAAEERSLRQLLEQNVLPRAVINMLIYLLLVDRENPTLNKNLLDTIANDWAQRHIQTADQALTEIKQRDQRVAKQRQQTKKQKRTTVRETLPEWAHQADNQRSTKQSSAANRKLIKEKLAKLRNHDGEGSD comes from the coding sequence AAAGATTGAGTCTGGATCAATTGTACTTGCCCATGGTGGGTAACGATGCTTATGCACTAATTAATCTGTTATGGCACCAGACTGCACAAGTACAAGGACATTTTTTGCTGATGAGTACGCTTCAAATTGATGCAGAACAGTTGTATCAAGCACGATTAAAGCTTGAAGGAGTTGGACTTTTGCGAGTGTTTGCTGCTCAAGGTGAGTTTCGGTATTTACTTGAGGCTCCGCTAACGCCGGCGCTCTTTTTTCAAAATGAGGTTTTAAGCCAATTCTTGTTGGAAATGGTAGGGGAAAATCGCTTTGTTACATTAGCAGACCAATTGTTACCCAAGCAGTTTGATGTTCGAAATCTTGATGATCAGACTCACAGCTTTTGGCAGGTGTTTGCTAGTCCGGCCCAACCTGATTCGTTAGTTAAAAAAACGGAACAGCGGGCTCAAGCGGTTCCTACCAGTTCGCAAGAACGTGCAGAAGTGAACGTTGATTTACAGTTAATGCTGAGCATTTTGCAAAGTTCATTTGTGAATCTCCAAGACGTTAAAAAAAATCAACCGTTATTTGCCACGACCAAGCAATTGTATGGAGTGGAAGAAACGGAAATGGCCCGGATGGTAGAACAAGCAACTAATTTAACCACCAACCGGTTTGACAAACAAAAGTTTCAGTTGTTAATGGCCCGTAAATATCGGGCTCAGCCAACTGTTACCACCGATGAAGAGAAAACACCGGTTGCTACTCAAGCAACCACTAAGATGACCTCACAGGAACAGGAATTATTGCAAGTGGCGACCAATACTGCTCCTGTCCCCTTTTTAAGTGCAATTAAGCAAGAAAAAGGTGGGTTTGCAACCGCGGCAGAGGAACGGTCATTACGACAATTATTGGAGCAGAATGTTTTACCCAGGGCCGTAATTAACATGTTGATTTATCTTTTGTTAGTTGATCGGGAAAATCCTACCTTAAATAAGAATTTATTGGACACGATTGCTAATGATTGGGCGCAACGGCATATCCAAACGGCAGACCAGGCATTGACGGAAATTAAACAACGTGATCAACGAGTTGCCAAACAGCGCCAACAAACGAAGAAGCAAAAACGAACAACGGTACGAGAAACGCTACCAGAGTGGGCTCATCAAGCTGATAACCAACGTTCTACCAAACAATCATCGGCTGCCAACCGAAAGTTAATTAAGGAAAAACTAGCTAAGTTGCGTAATCATGATGGGGAAGGGAGTGACTAG
- a CDS encoding class I SAM-dependent DNA methyltransferase, translated as MIYSQFATFYDQLFDNQLYLKWAQYVQKYVPTGANILDLACGTGRLLVLLQRAGYQMTGADLSEEMLTLASQHASEAHLTLPLLQVNMLDLSGLDQFDAVTCFDDSLCYLANLAEVQRVFQAVFQHLVSGGHFCFDVITPYQTDVKYPGYMYNYQDEKQAFMWTTYAGKVAHSVEHDLTFFLYQADLDAYQAYSETHHERTYELADYQQALQAAGFTDVNVSAEFGTAEPTAQTTRWFFHGVKA; from the coding sequence ATGATTTATAGCCAGTTTGCGACTTTCTACGATCAGCTTTTTGACAATCAGTTATATTTAAAGTGGGCGCAATACGTGCAAAAGTATGTGCCGACGGGGGCAAACATTCTTGACCTAGCCTGTGGAACGGGGCGCTTGTTGGTCTTGTTACAACGGGCTGGTTACCAAATGACTGGAGCAGATCTCTCGGAAGAAATGTTGACCTTAGCTAGTCAGCATGCGTCAGAAGCACATTTAACGTTACCACTACTGCAAGTTAATATGTTAGATCTGAGTGGATTAGATCAGTTTGATGCCGTGACTTGCTTTGATGATTCGTTATGCTACTTAGCTAATTTAGCTGAGGTGCAACGGGTGTTTCAAGCGGTGTTCCAGCATCTGGTCAGTGGGGGACATTTTTGTTTTGATGTGATTACTCCCTACCAAACGGATGTAAAGTATCCCGGCTACATGTATAACTATCAAGATGAGAAGCAGGCGTTCATGTGGACGACCTACGCTGGGAAAGTCGCCCACTCTGTGGAACACGACTTAACCTTTTTTCTATATCAAGCTGACTTAGACGCATACCAGGCTTATTCAGAGACCCACCACGAGCGCACTTATGAGCTCGCAGATTATCAGCAGGCGTTACAAGCTGCGGGTTTTACTGACGTAAACGTTAGCGCAGAGTTTGGAACGGCAGAACCCACTGCGCAAACGACGAGATGGTTTTTTCATGGGGTTAAGGCATGA
- the rplT gene encoding 50S ribosomal protein L20: MPRVKGGTTTRNRRKRVLKLAKGYRGGKHRLFKTAKDQVMKSREYAFRDRRNNKGNFRKLWITRINAAARMNDISYSKLMHGLKAANIDVNRKMLADLAVNDADAFAALVAEAKKAL; this comes from the coding sequence ATGCCACGAGTAAAAGGTGGAACTACTACACGGAACCGGCGCAAACGCGTCCTTAAATTAGCTAAGGGATACCGCGGTGGAAAGCACCGTCTCTTTAAAACAGCTAAAGACCAAGTAATGAAGTCACGCGAATATGCCTTTCGTGACCGTCGAAACAACAAAGGTAATTTCCGGAAACTTTGGATTACTCGGATTAATGCTGCTGCTCGGATGAATGACATTAGCTACAGTAAATTAATGCACGGCTTGAAAGCCGCTAACATTGATGTAAACCGGAAAATGTTAGCTGACTTAGCTGTTAATGATGCTGATGCTTTTGCAGCCTTAGTTGCCGAAGCAAAGAAAGCTTTATAA
- the rpmI gene encoding 50S ribosomal protein L35: protein MPKMKSNRAVAKRFKKTAKGGLKSAHAFTSHRFHGKTKKQRRHLRGTHMLNSIWVKSYTELLKK from the coding sequence ATGCCAAAAATGAAATCAAACCGTGCAGTTGCTAAGCGGTTCAAAAAGACTGCTAAGGGTGGATTAAAGAGTGCTCACGCTTTTACTAGTCACCGTTTCCATGGAAAGACGAAAAAACAACGTCGTCACTTACGTGGGACTCACATGTTAAACAGCATTTGGGTTAAGTCATACACTGAATTATTAAAAAAATAA
- a CDS encoding YqeG family HAD IIIA-type phosphatase, translated as MLRAFEPTWMVRSVFHISPQKLKQHGITTVLADLDNTLIPWNNKTSTEKLKQWMQALHAVGIKLVVVSNNNPRRVKKAVADLQLPFVAHALKPFPLGIKRVLKQGHLQRNEVVMVGDQLLTDVFAANNAKIRSIWVKPLVKTDLLPTRINRRLEKVVYIMMRTKYRVHWKEDID; from the coding sequence ATGTTAAGAGCTTTTGAACCAACCTGGATGGTGAGAAGTGTGTTTCACATTTCACCACAAAAATTGAAACAACACGGGATTACAACTGTTTTGGCTGATTTAGACAACACCCTCATTCCTTGGAATAATAAAACTAGTACGGAAAAACTCAAGCAGTGGATGCAAGCTTTGCACGCGGTGGGCATTAAATTAGTAGTTGTTTCTAACAATAATCCTCGACGGGTCAAAAAAGCAGTTGCTGACTTGCAGCTTCCCTTTGTTGCCCATGCATTAAAACCATTTCCCTTAGGCATCAAGCGGGTGTTGAAGCAGGGGCATTTGCAGCGTAATGAAGTCGTGATGGTTGGTGATCAATTGTTAACTGACGTTTTTGCGGCTAATAACGCTAAAATTAGAAGCATTTGGGTTAAACCACTGGTGAAGACAGACCTGTTACCGACGAGAATTAACCGACGACTTGAAAAGGTCGTCTATATCATGATGCGAACTAAGTATCGTGTCCATTGGAAGGAAGATATTGATTAA
- the dnaI gene encoding primosomal protein DnaI, with amino-acid sequence MQNVGKGLKTSMKNHHLDQQYQKLLQSVYADPDVQKFIQQHQSELAPQAVQRSASKLYEFVTEKNKIKAGQSTFAPGYVPQLVLNDHLIEVAYRPTPEFLRQKKQRQMQHNFLTVGMTADIKRVNFEDYEPTPDQEEVIIDLIDFIEKYETNPKDHQKAIYLYGPFGVGKTFVMAAMAHRLSDHGFKTMLVHFPSFAVDMKNSIGDNTLKEKLDQVKQMPILIIDDIGADSMSQWVRDEVLGVILEYRMQNQLPTFFTSNFSMTDLAKDHLAVTNRNEEEPLKAQRLMERIKFLARPVYLNGNNLRN; translated from the coding sequence ATGCAAAACGTGGGAAAAGGACTAAAAACTTCGATGAAAAATCATCATTTAGACCAGCAGTATCAAAAGCTGCTGCAGTCCGTTTATGCTGATCCAGACGTCCAAAAATTTATTCAACAACATCAGTCCGAATTAGCGCCCCAGGCAGTGCAAAGGTCTGCTTCAAAATTATACGAGTTTGTAACGGAAAAAAATAAAATTAAAGCGGGTCAATCTACTTTTGCTCCGGGATATGTTCCTCAATTGGTGTTGAATGACCATCTAATTGAAGTGGCATATCGACCAACTCCGGAATTTTTACGCCAAAAGAAGCAACGACAAATGCAGCATAATTTTCTAACCGTTGGAATGACCGCAGACATCAAACGCGTTAACTTTGAAGACTATGAACCCACTCCGGATCAAGAAGAAGTGATCATTGATCTGATTGATTTTATTGAAAAATATGAGACGAATCCGAAGGACCACCAAAAGGCAATCTATTTATACGGTCCGTTTGGAGTGGGGAAGACGTTTGTAATGGCTGCCATGGCGCATCGTTTGTCTGATCATGGGTTTAAAACGATGTTAGTTCATTTTCCGTCGTTTGCGGTGGACATGAAAAACTCCATTGGGGATAATACCTTGAAGGAGAAATTGGACCAGGTCAAACAAATGCCGATTTTAATCATTGATGACATTGGAGCCGATTCAATGTCACAATGGGTTCGAGATGAAGTGCTAGGGGTGATTTTGGAATACCGGATGCAAAATCAGTTACCCACGTTTTTTACTTCTAATTTCTCGATGACGGACTTAGCCAAGGACCACCTAGCAGTCACAAATCGGAATGAAGAAGAACCTCTAAAAGCCCAACGGTTAATGGAACGAATTAAATTTTTGGCACGACCAGTTTATTTGAATGGAAATAATTTGAGAAATTAG
- the yqeK gene encoding bis(5'-nucleosyl)-tetraphosphatase (symmetrical) YqeK gives MEHVNLNYQNYAAFDRDEIIKQMKKLLKKERLEHCLRVEATAIELAHENGADETVAGLAGLVHDYAKQRSKDDFETLIKQDHLDPELLKYGRAIWHGYVGYLMVQRELGINDARILRAVKYHTIGAAVMDVYAQIVYMADYIEPERNFAGIDEARQLTHKKLWDGVVYQNAQTMKRLVGNQQAIYPAAIVAYNAISAGQQ, from the coding sequence ATGGAACACGTTAATTTAAATTATCAAAACTATGCTGCTTTTGATCGTGATGAAATTATTAAGCAAATGAAAAAGCTACTGAAAAAAGAACGTTTGGAACACTGTTTGCGGGTGGAAGCAACGGCCATCGAATTGGCGCATGAAAATGGTGCTGACGAAACCGTTGCCGGCTTAGCAGGATTGGTCCACGATTATGCCAAACAACGATCAAAAGATGACTTTGAAACCCTTATCAAGCAGGATCATTTAGATCCCGAGTTATTAAAATACGGCCGCGCTATTTGGCATGGTTACGTTGGCTACTTAATGGTGCAACGGGAACTAGGGATTAATGATGCTCGAATTTTACGGGCCGTGAAATACCATACCATCGGGGCTGCAGTAATGGATGTTTACGCCCAAATTGTTTATATGGCTGACTACATTGAACCAGAAAGAAATTTTGCTGGGATTGACGAAGCCCGGCAACTGACCCATAAGAAACTATGGGATGGAGTTGTTTACCAAAATGCTCAAACGATGAAACGATTAGTGGGCAATCAACAGGCAATTTATCCGGCTGCCATCGTTGCCTATAATGCAATTAGTGCCGGACAACAATAG